ATGGTAATCACTTTAACGAAGCATAACTAATATAACTATAATCTCTTTGATTGGTAGTGTAAGTGCCCACAAAACCAACTTCGCGAAAAATATTTCACTTGATAAAAATACACTAACGCTCTTTCAAAGCTTTATACCAATATCGTACCAAAAGCCGGTAGTGAAAGATGAATGTTAGTACCAGTGCGTTCGGCgtaagaagaagaaaacctACGTCACAAGTAGATGATGAGGAAAATGCTGCGACGTTGAAGTTGGGTCAAGAGTTTCAGCTACACCAATTGACCAACAGTGGAGAAACTGAACAATTAATTGCTTTGAATACATCGGAAGCACGGCTCTTGATAAGAGCCGCCTTAAAGGAAAGAAAAAACAAGGGGAAACGGCCAATGGACatcgaagatgatgatgatgaaaatggtaAAGAAGACGAGATATCTAATCTAGATTTGGCCGGTCCTAACTCTAATGAAATTATCCAAAAGACGTTGAACTATTTGGCTACTTTCGGTAggttcaagaactcttCGTCAACAGAAACTGTGGAAAAGCTTTTGGCAGACTTTGGTTCCTCTGCTTCAGATCCTTTACATCCTTTTGAAATTGCTCAACTAGGAACTTTGGAATGTGATGACTCGGAGGAAGCCAAGTCCTTGATCCCAAGCTTGACCAACAAAGTGACCGACACCCAGTTACAGAATTTGCTTAATGAATTAAGAAAATACCAAACATTGTCATAACCTTCCACCAATAAAATCCGTACATAAACGACTCAAAAACAAATATTTGTAAAATAACTAGAAGAACCAGACTAATAAATGATAAAGCATTGGGACCATGGCGGCGAACTTTATAGTGTCTTAATAGTTGTCTCTTAACTTAGTGTACTGTTTCTGGCTCAGTTCCTACGGGAAAAGTGCGAGCACAAAAATCTTAATTGACAGTCCAAGGTTTCATATATATCTCCAGTTTTAACATGGTCAACGACGATGACAAGTACGATGAGTTTGGAAATCTCATTGGAGGAGAagattcagattcagaTGTGTCTTCTGAGGGTGAACTAATGCGCCAGAATCTTTCAGATATATCTGGCGATGAGGAAGAAGTgaaagatgatgatgatgaagaagaagaaccaaatgAACTGCAACAAGCACAGCTTGTGTCGTATAAAAACAATGCAAATGGCCTCACGCTATCCCAAAGATTTGGGCCTGAAGTCACCACGGTGGTGGCCCATACAGAGGACTCAATGAGTGAACCTGTCATTCGACCAGCACGAGAAAGGACAGGTAAAATAGAAGTTACCATCAGTGACGACACAGATCCATACACAGATTCGTCCCACAGGGTGAGGTATTCATTGGATTATATGGTGAATCTCATGTACCAGCTTCCTGAACGCATAAGAAATATAGCATTGGTAGGAAACCTTCACAGTGGAAAAACATCATTTGTGGATATGCTTGTATTACAAACACACGAAACCTTGACTCGAAAGCAAtccaaaaactttgaacaattgaagTTTACAGATAACCACATTTTGGAAATAAAAAGAGGAATGTCCATTAAGGCTGCTCCAATAACACTTTTGTTGCCAGATACCAATGGCAAGTCTTACATTTTCAACATCCTTGATAGTCCTGGGCACATGAACTTCATGGATGAGACAATTGCTTCGTTAGAGGCCAGTGATGGAGCTGttattgttcttgatgtggTTGAAGGCCTTACTTTTGCAGATAAGTTCGTGATCGATGAGATTATGAAgagaaacttgaagttttcgtTAGTTCTCAATAAGATCGATAGATTGATCTTGGAATTGAGACTCCCAGTAAGCGATGCATACTACAAGCTACAGTACATTATAgacaacatcaacaactatATCTCAAACAGCGAGTATAGTGCCTCGTATGCCTACGACCCCATACTATCACCTGAGCGAAATAATGTAACGTTTGCATCTTCAACCTTACAATTctgcttcaacttgaacagcTTTGTTCAGCTTTACTTTGACGCCAAAGATATAACCACTATTGATAAAGAGGTTTTTGCAAGACGATTATGGGGAAACAATTACTACAACCCCGAGTCCCATaagttcaccaaagattCCAAGGGTGGATCATTATCAAGAACGTTTATTCACTTCATTCTCGAGCCCATTTACAAGATCATCACCTACACTATAACCAGAGACTCTAACTCGGAGTTATTACCCACGCTCTTGAAGGACAATTTCGGTATCTCGTTCACTGCTAaacagttgaagaacaactCGCAAATGCTCTTACCCGAAATCTTCCTTGCAATATTTCCAAGCGGTAACGGGTTTGTTAATATGGTCACAAACAGCATCTATTCACCTGCTGAGGCTATCAAACCAGTTTCTGTGGTGTTCCAGGAACCAGTATCGCAGGATAAGGTTATTGCACATATCGTTAAGCTCATCGAGTCGTCAGACGGAGAATCATTTTCTGCCTTGGTCAGAATCCACCAAGGAACTTTGAAAGTTGGAGACCAGGTGAATGTTATCAGTGACACTTTTAAAACAGAAACAGAAGTACACCTCCAAACCGTGTCCGAGATTCATATACCTGGTGGAAGATACAAGGTACCGGTCAATGAAGCCAGTGAAGGGTTTCTTGTCATTGTGAAAGGAATCGAAACCAGCATCAACAAACACGGATATATTTTTGACAAGTCGATTGGTGTCAGTGACATCAAAGATACCAAATTCATTGACTACACGAGCGAATCGGTTCTTAAAGTTGCTGTGGAACCGAAAAACCCATCAGAGCTACCAAGACTTGTAGagtcattgaagaaactaAATAAGGGGTATTTGTCGAGTGTGGTGAAGCTTGAAGAGAGTGGTGAGTACGTTGTTTTCGGGACTGGAGAAGTTATACTTGATTGTATGCTTCACGACATCAGGAATTTCTATGAAGACGGATTGGAAATCAGGGTTAGTGACCCTATGGTTAAGTTTAGTGAAACAGTGACGGAGATGTCTGTCACAAAGATCTCCAGTACCATCGGTGATATTTCCATGTCCATAATAGCTGAACCCATCAATAACGAAGCATTGAGCAAAGCCCTAGAAGCTGGGAAAattgacttgaaccaaCCTATAAAAACAGTCTCTCGGCAACTTCGAAACGACTTTGGGGTAGACCTGCTCGAAGCTCGGTCAGTCTGGAGCTATGGGCCCCACGACCATAAGCAACCGAGCATTTTAGTGGACGATACGTTGGAAGCTGAGACGGATAAAAAGGCCCTATACACAATCAAACAGGCCATTGAAATGGGGTTCCAGTGGAGCTGTAGCGAAGGTCCGTTGTGTGATGAGCCAATCAGAAATACCAAGTTTAAAATACTTGACATCGACTTTAATGACACCGCAGACATTCAAACCAACACTGCCCAAATAATTCCGTTAACAAGGAGAGCCTGTTACACAGGATTCTTAACTGCTAGTCCTCGGTTGATGGAACCAGTATACAAGGTGCTTGTGACGTGCTCGTCTAGAGCAAACCATTTGATTGCAAAACTCCTTAACGGCAGAAGAGGTAAAATTCACACCAATGACGCAATTCCTGGAACTCAGCTTTTCCAGCTAGAGGGAATTGTACCAGTTATCGAGTCGATTGGCTTTGAAACAGAGCTTAGATTACAAACCCAAGGTCAGGCCATGTGTTTGATGAAGTTCGACGGATATTCAATGGCCCCAGGAAACCCATTAGATGATGAGGTTTATTTACCGGAGTTGAAGCCGGTTCCCATGGAGTCAATAGCTCGGGATTTTGTTCtcaaaacaagaagaagaaagggTCTCACTGGAGAAGCCAGTTTACACAAGTACATCGACCCCGAGCTCTacgagaagttgaagtctATTGGGTTGAAATGAATCTTACATTATACAGGCCAAAAATAATACAAAACTGGTGTTTTTGACTATTCACCATCTATTCTTGCTTTTTTGAATTTATTGTCGTCATTAGAGTCATTCACATTGGCATTTTTATTGCTGCCAGCATCACTGCTATGCCTACGGCGTCTGGCGAAACGGTTGCTGTGTACACTTTCAAAACCATGACCACGTCGAATCGAATCGTTAAGGGCATTGAAGTCGGTGATAAATCGAGGTTGCACGGAGATGCTAAAATTTAAATGGCTGAAATTCAAATCTTCGCTGGCCGTCTTGTAGGTTAATGCATTGAacattttggtgaagtcATTAATTAAAATGTTCCGGGTATAAATGTTGTCTTCAGAGATCTTGATACCATTAAGCTCGGGGATtgtcaacaccaactcgtcCATCTTGGTGTAATTATGGAGCTCGACCAAGTCGTCGTCAGTGCggatgatttcaaacaactCGCCAATCGAGCTTTCCAAAAGACTGGTGTTTTCAAACAATGCCATCAACGGAACCAAGCGTTCGAACTGGACCATCTGGTCTTCACTAAGCAGCAAAAGGAGAAACTGGGTATCCTCTATTGTTAGCACAATCGGCACCTTCTTGGTCTCGATCTCAAATGGGATTAGCGAATTGGATGTACCGACTGCCATGTCCGAGGAATTAATCATCAGCTGGGGGTGCTGCAGTCGGGACATTGGAGCTTGTTCAAGACCCGCTTGCAGCGGGTCATGGGGTTTGGCCAAGGTTCGGTGGTCTAAGTTATCAAGGGTTGAATTAGCTTCTCTAGGGCCGTTGAAGTTGTATTTTCTGGCGTaagcagcagcaacagGTTCACTTCCGCTAGAGTGACTAATAGGTGAAAAAGCTCTTGAAGCGTTGGAAGAGTGACTGCTATTAGCTAGGGGTTGTTTCAGGTGGGGGCCAGGTTCTGTGTCGGAATGTGTTTTATCTGAAACGACTCCTTTAAGCAGTCTAGCTTTATTTAACATTTCATTTGTATTAGATCGATAAAATTACTAACCTTACCAAGGTGGTTTTATAGGAGAGTGCTTAAGAGTCGATAGCAAGTAAATAGTTGCGATTCTGTATAAAATATAATTTCGCTAAAGCTATCGCGGCGCGCGCAGGCTCAACACTTTATATGGAGGAAATAGCAATCCTTAGGTGCTCGGCCGAACCAAAACCTTGATTTGCTATAATTGAATAAGCTGCTCGAACAAACGTTTAGAGAGGCTTTCAAATAGGGTTTATGGAACCCAAACTTTGAAGGTTTGTGGGGTCTGTAAGGATGGTGGCTTCATTGAGGGAGTGCTGACATTTTCGGCTTCACTATCAGTAGTGGCTTCGGTGGTACTATTGTCTTCGGCAAGCGAAGATTTCAAAGGTTTGAACATTAGTGATTTTATTTCCGTCAAAGTCGATCTCAATTCCGACGCATCCACACTgtcttttgaagattcCACACTGGAGATGAGGtggttcaatttcttggtgatggagatgatggaattggaaaGATTGAGACGATCCACAAAGATCTCTTCCTGTTGCTTCAATATGATTTTGTGCTGGGTCTCGTAGATTTTTTCTAGTTTGTTGATTCTTTCGAGTTTCAAATTGACTTTGTTCATTTCCTGATTGAGGACGGTTGATGTAAGCCTATtaatttctctttcttcgTAGGTCCTGAACAAGTGTGATTTGGATGCAACCATAGCAAACAACGTCGAGTTGATGTCTTCGACGGAGGTGGAATCCTCCGACTTGGTGTGCAATTCTTTCAACGAATCTGATAATGACTCCTTCAAGGagtccaccaccgattcGTCTGCGCCTTCAGCAGCTTGTTCCACTGAACCATTCTCTTTGTGATCGGGTTTTCCATCCGATTCTTCGGTgtcgtcgtcatcgtcgtcCTTGGGCTCAATTAtcatatcttcaaattcgtTCTTcgctgcttcttcttcctcatccTTTTCAATATTTTCTGGCTTGGAGTCTTCTTTTGACGCcctttttccaagttctttctCCTTAGTCTCTACCTGCTCGATcttttccaagatcttttcaTGCATGACCTTAGATGCCCTTTCACTAGCGGCTTTGGCCACGTCACTATCGACCAACTGGGTCATGAAaatcaaattgttgatgatggggTTTTCGGTCGAGCTGGTTGGAAAATTGGATgagtacttcaacaaactgAAATCATTCAGTGATAAACTCTTGAAGCTATCTTCTATGggcatcttcaaaaattttAGTATACACTCTTGAGGAGTTTTGGTACCCACATGTTTAGAGATTTGAAACCAGTCATTTTTATGTAGTTTGATAcctttcaacaacatttTCAATTCGTCTTCAGTCCATGAATCCTTAGGCTTTTTACTGGGCTCTTCATcctcaaattcaagtttACGCTTGTTGTCTCCCGATTCATCAAGAGTTGAAGCCGTTAACTTTATATCAACCTCTTTGTTGGCAGGTTTGAAGGAATCGCCCATAAGAtgcttcaacttttcgATATTCACTTCcgagttcaacttgaaagattcaaaTGGAAACAAACCTCTTGGAGAATCGTAGTTCACTTTGTAATCACCAGAATATGGCAAAGGAGCAACATTTCCATCGCTCAATCGTTCAAGGTTATAACCTGGCTTGAAAGAAGGATTCACCTGATAGTTTATCAATCCCcatttgttcaaaaacttaaACACCCTCATCAATGTACCCACATCACCCACCAAATTCCTTCGGCACGAGGTCAATGTTAAGTACTCGTTGGGATTTAATCTATAAGCATTTATCATAAAATTACGATAGGAAAGGTAAATTTTGGGTGACTTGGATGGATGGTTAACCTCAAAGAACTCTGGCAATGATTTCTTCTCTATTGGGTGGACTTTCTTCATATTGAACCAAGAGGCGTACGAAGGAATTATGATGGTATGTGTCTGTTTGAAAGTTTGGACCTTTTCCTCCTCCATTTCAGGTTCGGGCTCGGGCTCGGGCTCGGGCTCCTGGTAATCGGTGCCTTTGGAAGAGTCATCAAATGAGGTGGCCCCAGAAGGGACATCAGTAGGGTTTTCTAGTTTGACCTCTGAAGGTTCATGAGCCTGTGTGGCCTCCTCGGGTTTGGATTCTTCGGTAGCTTCtggcttcaagtcttcgATAGCTTCTGGCTTCAAATCTCCAGCCTCTTCAGCTGGGGCTTCTTCACTGGTGTCTATTTTGTCATTAGGCTCTTTGGGCTCATCAGATTCTTCAGAATCCTCAGGAGTCTCGGGTTTCTCAGGCTCCGGTTTCTCAGGCTCAGACAAGTCAGACTCCGACTCTTCGAGTTCCTCGGGCTTTTCAGACTCTTGCCTGGACACATCTCCCATTTCGGTATCTTTTGAGATAGGCGTTTCTTCAGTAACACCTTCATTATCGGTACTGGCGTCACTATCCAGGGCTGACGACAGATTTTCTTCCTTCGGGTTTTCGTCACCGTCCACTTCCATACTCGAGGCGTCATCGCTGGGGCTGTCGGCGGCCAGGTTGTTGGCAGCAGTTTCTTTGGTAGGGACAGCGCCCTGATTTTCTGGGTCGCTGTTCACCACGTCCATGGCGCTGTCAATGGCGTCTATTTGGTCGTTGGAATCGGACATGTTGGATGGTTAGATGGCAAAAGGGTAATTGAACCGGAGTTATTGAATGGGAAGGGATGGGATTAAAAGTACAGTGGGAGTGATAATAAATACAAGTGGTGAAAATAAATGTACTTTGGAATCAGCAAGACAAAAGCACAGACACGGTACGGACACGGGTAGGATTCTATCTGTAGGGTCGGTCGAACACGATTGACAAGTGCTTGATAATGGATGAATAGGAAAAGAACAAGACTGATGATAGGTGTGTTTGTAGGTTCAGTCCCTTTGGTTGTTTTCGTCCCTCACATTTTTTCTCGCTCGCTGGAGAGAGGGGGCGGCGCACGACCCTCTTTTTCCGCTCACCGCCAGCGGTCCTTCCTATAAGCCTGCTAGTGGCAGAAGCGGGTTTATAAGGGATAATAAGGTGATGGTAGCAGTGGGAGGCAAGGTCATGGGGTTGAGGTAGTATCGAAGTATGGGGATGGGGGCGCACCACTTCCCGGGTTTATTCAGTCCCCGGGGCCGAAATGGGATGGTCGGGAACATTTTAACTGGTGTCACACAACCAGTGGGCCGGCAGGTTAGCACAGCACCCACCAGGCAAGACTGGAGACGACATTTGAAATAGAAACAAAGGGAGCAAAGTCAATCCAGTATAAACTacaccaagaagaaaaaaaaacgGCAAGGGAATTCTCCTTGAATTTATAATTAATTCCCCAAAACACTAGCCAGAATCAGAATCTAGTTTCCAAGCTATAGTAAATTATAATAGGAAATTCatgaattttttttttttaaaAGGGTATTTTTTAGGATGTCGACACTGGGAGTAGTATTGGGGGAGTGACATCAGAGAGATAAAATAGTTATTGAGAGTCTTAGTAGACAGTGTGGTTGTGGCATTGGTTAAAAGAGGCGGTTGTAGAGAGTATTTTGGGTGCATTATCTTGGACAGCCCGTAGTTCCTCATTACTGTGGTGCTGCGAAAGGCCAGTACCGTCAGTACttgcatccacaaataccGCACACTATGGATGACCACAAACTCTCGAGACTTGACCAGCCACAAAACGGCGACTTTTACTGTGAAAAAAAGGGGATGGGACGGGGGTTTGCTCTCCCTTTTAGGTATTGTATGGACTCCCGCAGATGAGGTTTTTTCGTATTCCTGTAGTATGACTTTGTTTGAGGACCACCCGCAATTGGGCGTTGCCCATGCAAATTTCATTTGGACTACCACCGATACGGCCGGATGATTGGTGACAGAAGGGATTTAGGTTGACGACATGCGGAACCCAGTTGGCGATAATCGACAGATGCGAGAGGCGCCAAAAAGCAATGAGGGTGTTCAGATAGGTGTAGGGATGTAGGTGAGAGGCAACAGAATGTAGGTCAGAGGCAACAGAATGTAGGTGAGAGTTGGAACAGAATACATGTAAGAGGTGCAACAAAATGTAGGTGAGATGGATTTTTGCTTTAGTGGGTGGTTGTTTAAGTCAGTGGTTATGcaagtcggtggtggtaccgATACGGGGTCCCTGACTTGCCCGGCCCATTGATAAACGGTTATTCGTCGCGACCCTGCCAGAAGTGCGTCCACCAGGGGGGAGTTAGGGCTGACCGTGACTGCTTTTTCCCTGGTGGTGGCGCGCAAGCAGCCCACCGCCATGTGCACCGCCACCCTGGCCCCAGCACGCACCCGTACCGCGACGGCGCTCGTCCTGCGACAGCAGCCATATAGGTGGATGCTTTTTTTTTTCGCACCTGCACACACCCCCACTCTGTTTGTTCCTCTCCCTCTGTCGCTCTGGTccaaaaaattttcaagtgAGAAAAACTTTTTCATCCAAGTTAATAACTTTATCAACTGAATATTAAACATGGCTAGATACGGTTATAGTTCGACTAACCCAGCTAAGTCTGCTTCTGCTAGAGGTGCTTACTTGAGAGtctccttcaaaaacaccagAGAAACTGCTCAGGCCATCAACGGTTGGGAATTGgaaaaggccaagaagtacttggaaCAAGTTTTG
Above is a window of Yamadazyma tenuis chromosome 1, complete sequence DNA encoding:
- the RPB4 gene encoding RNA polymerase B (EggNog:ENOG503P730; BUSCO:EOG09264ZI5; COG:K); amino-acid sequence: MNVSTSAFGVRRRKPTSQVDDEENAATLKLGQEFQLHQLTNSGETEQLIALNTSEARLLIRAALKERKNKGKRPMDIEDDDDENGKEDEISNLDLAGPNSNEIIQKTLNYLATFGRFKNSSSTETVEKLLADFGSSASDPLHPFEIAQLGTLECDDSEEAKSLIPSLTNKVTDTQLQNLLNELRKYQTLS
- a CDS encoding uncharacterized protein (EggNog:ENOG503NVZK; COG:J) codes for the protein MVNDDDKYDEFGNLIGGEDSDSDVSSEGELMRQNLSDISGDEEEVKDDDDEEEEPNESQQAQLVSYKNNANGLTLSQRFGPEVTTVVAHTEDSMSEPVIRPARERTGKIEVTISDDTDPYTDSSHRVRYSLDYMVNLMYQLPERIRNIALVGNLHSGKTSFVDMLVLQTHETLTRKQSKNFEQLKFTDNHILEIKRGMSIKAAPITLLLPDTNGKSYIFNILDSPGHMNFMDETIASLEASDGAVIVLDVVEGLTFADKFVIDEIMKRNLKFSLVLNKIDRLILELRLPVSDAYYKLQYIIDNINNYISNSEYSASYAYDPILSPERNNVTFASSTLQFCFNLNSFVQLYFDAKDITTIDKEVFARRLWGNNYYNPESHKFTKDSKGGSLSRTFIHFILEPIYKIITYTITRDSNSELLPTLLKDNFGISFTAKQLKNNSQMLLPEIFLAIFPSGNGFVNMVTNSIYSPAEAIKPVSVVFQEPVSQDKVIAHIVKLIESSDGESFSALVRIHQGTLKVGDQVNVISDTFKTETEVHLQTVSEIHIPGGRYKVPVNEASEGFLVIVKGIETSINKHGYIFDKSIGVSDIKDTKFIDYTSESVLKVAVEPKNPSELPRLVESLKKLNKGYLSSVVKLEESGEYVVFGTGEVILDCMLHDIRNFYEDGLEIRVSDPMVKFSETVTEMSVTKISSTIGDISMSIIAEPINNEALSKALEAGKIDLNQPIKTVSRQLRNDFGVDSLEARSVWSYGPHDHKQPSILVDDTLEAETDKKALYTIKQAIEMGFQWSCSEGPLCDEPIRNTKFKILDIDFNDTADIQTNTAQIIPLTRRACYTGFLTASPRLMEPVYKVLVTCSSRANHLIAKLLNGRRGKIHTNDAIPGTQLFQLEGIVPVIESIGFETELRLQTQGQAMCLMKFDGYSMAPGNPLDDEVYLPELKPVPMESIARDFVLKTRRRKGLTGEASLHKYIDPELYEKLKSIGLK
- a CDS encoding uncharacterized protein (EggNog:ENOG503PYJN; COG:S); translated protein: MLNKARSLKGVVSDKTHSDTEPGPHSKQPLANSSHSSNASRAFSPISHSSGSEPVAAAYARKYNFNGPREANSTLDNLDHRTLAKPHDPSQAGLEQAPMSRSQHPQSMINSSDMAVGTSNSLIPFEIETKKVPIVLTIEDTQFLLLSLSEDQMVQFERLVPLMALFENTSLLESSIGELFEIIRTDDDLVELHNYTKMDELVLTIPELNGIKISEDNIYTRNILINDFTKMFNALTYKTASEDLNFSHLNFSISVQPRFITDFNALNDSIRRGHGFESVHSNRFARRRRHSSDAGSNKNANVNDSNDDNKFKKARIDGE
- the ssr2 gene encoding SWI/SNF and RSC complex subunit Ssr2 (COG:B; EggNog:ENOG503NUCF) encodes the protein MSDSNDQIDAIDSAMDVVNSDPENQGAVPTKETAANNSAADSPSDDASSMEVDGDENPKEENSSSASDSDASTDNEGVTEETPISKDTEMGDVSRQESEKPEELEESESDLSEPEKPEPEKPETPEDSEESDEPKEPNDKIDTSEEAPAEEAGDLKPEAIEDLKPEATEESKPEEATQAHEPSEVKLENPTDVPSGATSFDDSSKGTDYQEPEPEPEPEPEMEEEKVQTFKQTHTIIIPSYASWFNMKKVHPIEKKSLPEFFEVNHPSKSPKIYLSYRNFMINAYRLNPNEYLTLTSCRRNLVGDVGTLMRVFKFLNKWGLINYQVNPSFKPGYNLERLSDGNVAPLPYSGDYKVNYDSPRGLFPFESFKLNSEVNIEKLKHLMGDSFKPANKEVDIKLTASTLDESGDNKRKLEFEDEEPSKKPKDSWTEDELKMLLKGIKLHKNDWFQISKHVGTKTPQECILKFLKMPIEDSFKSLSSNDFSLLKYSSNFPTSSTENPIINNLIFMTQLVDSDVAKAASERASKVMHEKILEKIEQVETKEKELGKRASKEDSKPENIEKDEEEEAAKNEFEDMIIEPKDDDDDDTEESDGKPDHKENGSVEQAAEGADESVVDSLKESLSDSLKELHTKSEDSTSVEDINSTLFAMVASKSHLFRTYEEREINRLTSTVLNQEMNKVNLKLERINKLEKIYETQHKIILKQQEEIFVDRLNLSNSIISITKKLNHLISSVESSKDSVDASELRSTLTEIKSLMFKPLKSSLAEDNSTTEATTDSEAENVSTPSMKPPSLQTPQTFKVWVP